The genomic region TCTATAAAAAGAGCTGAAATCAGAGTTATAGATTCAGATGGTTCGCAACTTGGTATTATGTCATCAACAGAAGCTTTAGAAATCGCAAACAATAAAAATCTTGATCTGGTTATGATTGCTCCGCAAGCAGAACCACCTGTATGTCGTATTATGGATTACGGGAAATACAGATTTGAACAAGCGAAAAAAGAAAAGGAATCTAAGAAAAATCAAAAAGTTATCAGTATTAAAGAAGTAAGACTTTCAATGTCAATTGATACTCATGATTTTAACACCAAATTAAATCAGGCATTAAAGTTCTTAAAATCGGGTAACAAAGTTAAAGTATCTGTTAAATTCAGGGGCAGAGAAATGGCGCATACCGAACTTGGTGCAAAACTTTTAGAAAGATTTATGGAAGGTGCCAATGAATTCTCAGTTGTTGAAAAGCAACCTAAAATGGAAGGCAGAAATATGGCGATGTACTTAGCGCCTAAAGCATAAGTTAACAATTTTTAAAATTGCATAAATATATTTTAAAGTCGAGAGGAGCGAATGAAAATGGGAAAAATTAAAACTCATAGAGGTGCTGCAAAAAGATTTAGCTTAACAAAATCTGGAAAAGTTAAAAAAACCAGTGCTTACAGAAGACACATTTTAACAAAGAAAACAACTAAGAGAAAAAGAGCATTAAGAAAGATTTCT from Oscillospiraceae bacterium harbors:
- the infC gene encoding translation initiation factor IF-3, which translates into the protein MSSKELQINESIKRAEIRVIDSDGSQLGIMSSTEALEIANNKNLDLVMIAPQAEPPVCRIMDYGKYRFEQAKKEKESKKNQKVISIKEVRLSMSIDTHDFNTKLNQALKFLKSGNKVKVSVKFRGREMAHTELGAKLLERFMEGANEFSVVEKQPKMEGRNMAMYLAPKA
- the rpmI gene encoding 50S ribosomal protein L35; protein product: MGKIKTHRGAAKRFSLTKSGKVKKTSAYRRHILTKKTTKRKRALRKISYACPANEAVIKKLIPYK